A stretch of the Pseudomonas helvetica genome encodes the following:
- the glnE gene encoding bifunctional [glutamate--ammonia ligase]-adenylyl-L-tyrosine phosphorylase/[glutamate--ammonia-ligase] adenylyltransferase translates to MSLPSLAELPAILLPLASRAEQSFRAAVALFDDDHGLSTWSPERWTAFARVTAASDFVIEQSLRDPLMLLELVRSGELDRSFASGELCAQIAAAVQTATTDDELGRVLRRQRNRQQVRIIWRDLTRQADLIQTCRDLSDMADASIDQAYQWLYQRHCQQFGTPTGRRSGEPQQMVILGMGKLGAVELNLSSDIDLIFAYPEGGETVGVKRPLDNQEFFIRLGQRLIKALDPMTVDGFVFRVDMRLRPYGSSGALVLSFNALEQYYQDQGRDWERYAMIKARVVAGDQAAGAQLLDMLRPFVYRRYLDFSAIEALRTMKQLIQQEVRRKGMADNIKLGSGGIREVEFIAQAFQLIHGGRDLSLQQRPLLKVLSTLEGQGYLPPAVISELREGYEFLRYTEHAIQAIADRQTQMLPHDERDQARIAFMLGFANWTAFHEQLMYWRGRVDWHFRQVIADPDEEDGEESEVVVGGEWLPLWEEAQDEEAACRQLEEGGFVDAPKALKTLASLRSSPQLRAMQRLGRERLDAFIPRLLAQAVEHASPDLVLERVLPLVEAVARRSAYLVLLTENPGALRRLMTLCAASPWIAEQITRFPLLLDELLNEGRLFKPPLAPELAAELRERLTRIPEDDLEQQMEALRHFKLAHRLRVAASEIAGSLPLMKVSDYLTWLAEAILEQVLALAWRQTVAKYGSPQRSDGTLCDPGFVIVGYGKVGGLELGHGSDLDLVFIHDGDPQAETDGAKPIDGAQFFTRLGQRIIHLLTTQTNSGQLYEVDMRLRPSGASGLLVSSLGAFERYQENEAWTWEHQALVRARVLVGSQDVGQAFEKVRAKVLARARDLPKLRQEVSEMRAKMRDNLGSKGTAAGTAPNAFEATAPFDLKQDAGGIVDIEFMVQYAALAWSDTHPSLLRYTDNIRILEGLEEVGLMPAEDASLLREAYKTYRAAAHRQALQNEAGVIAGDQFVAERREVLRIWRELGLS, encoded by the coding sequence ATGAGCCTTCCTTCGCTTGCCGAACTGCCGGCCATTCTTCTTCCGCTTGCCAGCCGCGCCGAGCAGTCGTTCCGTGCCGCTGTTGCCCTGTTTGACGATGATCATGGCCTGTCGACCTGGTCGCCAGAACGCTGGACAGCGTTTGCCCGAGTGACAGCGGCCAGCGATTTCGTCATTGAACAGAGCCTGCGTGACCCTTTGATGTTGCTTGAGCTTGTGCGGTCCGGCGAACTCGACCGAAGTTTCGCCTCCGGTGAATTGTGCGCACAGATCGCCGCTGCGGTGCAGACGGCCACCACCGACGATGAGTTGGGTCGCGTATTACGCCGGCAGCGCAACCGTCAGCAAGTGCGGATTATCTGGCGCGACCTGACCCGCCAGGCCGATCTGATCCAGACCTGCCGTGACCTCTCGGACATGGCCGATGCGAGCATCGATCAGGCTTATCAATGGTTGTATCAGCGCCATTGCCAGCAGTTCGGTACACCCACCGGGCGGCGCAGCGGTGAACCGCAGCAAATGGTCATTCTCGGAATGGGCAAGCTTGGCGCAGTGGAGCTCAACCTGTCGTCGGACATCGATTTGATTTTCGCCTACCCCGAAGGCGGCGAGACGGTCGGCGTAAAGCGTCCATTGGATAACCAGGAATTTTTCATTCGTCTGGGCCAGCGGTTGATCAAGGCGCTGGACCCGATGACTGTCGACGGTTTTGTCTTCCGTGTCGACATGCGCTTGCGGCCGTACGGTTCATCCGGCGCGCTGGTGCTCAGCTTCAATGCGTTGGAGCAGTACTACCAGGACCAGGGGCGCGACTGGGAGCGTTACGCAATGATCAAGGCGCGGGTGGTGGCCGGTGATCAGGCGGCGGGCGCGCAATTACTCGACATGCTGCGGCCATTCGTTTACCGGCGATATCTGGATTTCTCGGCCATCGAAGCGCTGCGCACCATGAAGCAGCTGATTCAGCAGGAAGTCCGGCGCAAAGGCATGGCCGACAACATCAAGCTCGGCTCTGGCGGCATTCGCGAGGTTGAATTTATCGCGCAGGCCTTTCAGCTGATTCACGGGGGGCGCGACCTGAGTTTGCAGCAGCGTCCTCTATTAAAAGTACTCAGCACGCTGGAAGGGCAAGGTTACCTGCCGCCGGCGGTGATCAGCGAGCTGCGCGAAGGTTACGAATTCCTGCGCTACACCGAGCATGCGATCCAGGCGATTGCCGACCGGCAGACGCAAATGCTCCCGCATGATGAGCGAGATCAGGCGCGCATTGCCTTTATGTTGGGTTTTGCCAATTGGACAGCGTTCCATGAACAACTGATGTACTGGCGCGGCCGGGTCGACTGGCATTTCCGTCAAGTGATCGCTGACCCGGATGAAGAGGACGGCGAGGAGAGCGAAGTGGTGGTCGGCGGTGAGTGGTTGCCGCTCTGGGAGGAAGCCCAGGATGAAGAGGCCGCTTGCCGTCAGTTGGAAGAGGGTGGTTTTGTCGATGCGCCCAAGGCCCTGAAAACGCTCGCCAGCCTGCGCAGCAGTCCGCAATTGCGGGCGATGCAACGTCTGGGGCGCGAACGGCTCGATGCCTTTATTCCGCGTTTGCTGGCGCAAGCGGTTGAACACGCCAGCCCGGACCTGGTGCTGGAACGCGTGTTGCCGTTGGTTGAAGCGGTGGCTCGGCGCTCGGCTTATCTGGTGCTGCTCACCGAGAACCCTGGTGCGCTACGGCGGCTGATGACCTTGTGCGCGGCCAGCCCGTGGATTGCCGAACAGATCACCCGTTTTCCGTTGTTGCTCGACGAACTGCTCAACGAGGGGCGGCTGTTCAAGCCACCGTTGGCGCCGGAGCTGGCCGCCGAATTGCGCGAGCGGCTGACGCGGATTCCCGAGGATGATCTCGAACAACAGATGGAAGCCTTGCGGCACTTCAAGCTGGCGCACCGCCTGCGGGTGGCGGCCTCGGAAATCGCCGGCAGCCTGCCGCTGATGAAAGTCAGCGACTACCTGACCTGGCTCGCCGAAGCCATTCTGGAGCAAGTGCTGGCCCTGGCCTGGCGTCAAACGGTCGCCAAGTACGGCTCGCCGCAGCGTTCCGACGGAACCTTGTGCGACCCGGGGTTCGTCATTGTCGGTTACGGCAAGGTCGGCGGTCTGGAGTTGGGGCATGGTTCGGACCTCGACCTGGTGTTCATCCACGATGGTGATCCGCAAGCAGAAACCGACGGTGCGAAACCGATCGACGGCGCGCAGTTCTTCACCCGGCTGGGGCAGCGGATCATCCATTTGCTGACCACCCAGACCAACTCCGGCCAGTTGTACGAAGTTGATATGCGCCTGCGCCCTTCTGGCGCGTCGGGGCTGTTGGTCAGTTCGTTGGGGGCGTTCGAGCGCTATCAGGAAAACGAAGCCTGGACCTGGGAGCATCAGGCGCTGGTGCGGGCGCGGGTGCTGGTCGGCAGTCAGGATGTCGGCCAGGCTTTCGAGAAAGTCCGGGCGAAGGTTCTGGCCCGGGCACGCGACTTACCCAAGCTGCGCCAGGAAGTCAGTGAGATGCGCGCCAAGATGCGCGACAACCTGGGAAGCAAGGGCACCGCTGCCGGGACCGCACCAAACGCCTTCGAAGCCACTGCGCCGTTCGACCTCAAGCAGGACGCCGGTGGTATCGTCGATATTGAATTTATGGTGCAATACGCCGCGTTGGCGTGGTCTGACACGCACCCTTCGCTGCTCCGCTATACGGATAACATCCGCATCCTGGAAGGTCTGGAGGAAGTCGGGTTGATGCCCGCCGAAGACGCCAGCCTGCTGCGTGAGGCCTATAAAACCTACCGCGCGGCGGCCCACCGCCAGGCCCTGCAGAATGAGGCCGGGGTGATTGCGGGGGACCAGTTTGTGGCCGAGCGACGCGAAGTGTTGCGGATCTGGCGCGAGCTGGGGTTAAGCTGA
- the waaF gene encoding lipopolysaccharide heptosyltransferase II, translating into MKILIVGPSWVGDMVMAQTLFQCLKQRHPQCEIDVLAPEWSRPILERMPEVRQALSFPLGHGVLELATRRRIGKSLAGQYDQAILLPNSLKSALVPFFAGIPKRTGWRGEFRYGLLNDVRTLDKERYPLMIERFMALAYEPGAELPKPYPRPSLQIDPGSRDAALAKFDLALDRPVLALCPGAEFGESKRWPSEHYAKVAEAKIREGWQVWLFGSKNDHAVGEDIRSRLIPGLREESVNLSGATSLAEAIDLLSCADSVVSNDSGLMHVAAALNRPLVAVYGSTSPGFTPPLAEKVEIVRLGIECSPCFDRTCRFGHYNCLRQLTPQPVNEALERLQGAPVEVR; encoded by the coding sequence ATGAAAATTCTGATCGTTGGGCCCAGTTGGGTCGGTGACATGGTGATGGCGCAGACACTCTTCCAGTGCCTGAAACAGCGTCATCCTCAGTGCGAAATCGACGTGCTGGCCCCCGAGTGGAGTCGGCCGATCCTTGAGCGGATGCCCGAAGTGCGTCAGGCCTTGAGCTTTCCGCTCGGCCACGGCGTGCTGGAGCTGGCAACGCGGCGGCGGATCGGCAAGTCCCTGGCCGGCCAGTACGATCAGGCGATTTTGCTGCCCAATTCGCTGAAATCGGCACTGGTGCCGTTCTTTGCCGGCATCCCGAAACGCACCGGTTGGCGTGGCGAGTTTCGTTACGGCCTGCTCAACGATGTGCGTACCCTCGATAAAGAGCGTTACCCGCTGATGATCGAGCGCTTCATGGCGCTCGCCTATGAGCCGGGCGCCGAGTTGCCCAAGCCGTATCCGCGCCCGAGCCTGCAAATCGACCCGGGCAGCCGCGACGCTGCGCTGGCCAAGTTCGATCTGGCCCTTGATCGTCCGGTGCTGGCGCTGTGCCCGGGTGCCGAATTCGGTGAATCCAAGCGCTGGCCGTCGGAGCACTACGCCAAGGTCGCCGAGGCGAAAATCCGCGAGGGCTGGCAAGTCTGGCTGTTCGGTTCGAAGAACGATCACGCGGTTGGCGAAGACATTCGCTCGCGACTGATTCCGGGCCTGCGTGAAGAGTCGGTGAACCTCAGTGGCGCCACTTCGCTGGCCGAGGCCATCGACTTGCTGTCTTGCGCCGATTCAGTGGTGTCCAACGACTCCGGCCTGATGCACGTCGCAGCAGCGCTGAACCGCCCGCTGGTAGCGGTCTATGGCTCGACGTCGCCGGGCTTCACGCCGCCGCTGGCCGAGAAGGTCGAGATCGTTCGCCTGGGTATCGAGTGCAGCCCGTGTTTCGATCGTACCTGCCGTTTCGGTCATTACAACTGCTTGCGCCAGCTCACGCCGCAACCGGTGAACGAAGCGTTAGAACGCCTGCAAGGCGCTCCGGTCGAGGTCCGTTAA
- the waaC gene encoding lipopolysaccharide heptosyltransferase I codes for MRVLLIKTSSLGDVIHALPALTDAARAIPGIKFDWVVEEGFAEIPTWHPAVGKVIPVAIRRWRKNLWQTLKSGEWKRFKQNVRATKYDLVIDAQGLLKSAWLTRYVRAPVAGLDKNSAREPIAARFYSRRLAVARGQHAVERLRQLFAVALGYDLPQGLGDYGLNVERLVELPRKNPYVLFLHGTTWDTKHWPEAYWRELAERMGHLGMAVKLPWGNPAEKARAERIAKGLRNAEVLPKLNLAGVAKVLAGAQACVAVDTGLGHLAAALDVPTISLFGPTNPGLTGAYGKSQVHLASDFPCAPCMQKKCSYQPTAEDQRRFDLKREWPLCFTRLNPERVASRLSALLQPPLLAEELR; via the coding sequence TTGCGGGTACTGTTGATCAAGACTTCCTCGCTGGGCGATGTGATTCATGCGTTGCCGGCGTTGACCGACGCGGCACGGGCGATCCCGGGCATCAAGTTCGACTGGGTAGTGGAAGAAGGCTTCGCCGAGATCCCGACCTGGCACCCGGCGGTTGGCAAGGTGATTCCGGTGGCGATCCGTCGCTGGCGCAAGAACCTCTGGCAAACCCTCAAAAGCGGCGAGTGGAAACGCTTCAAGCAAAACGTTCGTGCGACCAAATACGATCTGGTGATCGATGCCCAGGGCCTGCTCAAAAGCGCCTGGCTGACCCGTTACGTCCGCGCGCCGGTAGCCGGGCTGGACAAGAACTCTGCCCGTGAGCCCATTGCCGCGCGATTTTATTCCCGGCGTCTGGCGGTAGCCCGTGGGCAACACGCCGTGGAACGACTGCGTCAGTTATTCGCCGTGGCGCTGGGCTACGACCTGCCGCAAGGGTTGGGCGACTATGGCCTGAACGTCGAGCGGTTGGTCGAGCTGCCGCGCAAGAATCCTTACGTGCTGTTTCTGCACGGCACGACGTGGGACACCAAGCATTGGCCGGAAGCTTACTGGCGTGAGTTGGCCGAACGCATGGGCCACCTCGGCATGGCGGTGAAACTCCCATGGGGCAACCCGGCCGAAAAGGCCCGGGCCGAGCGCATCGCCAAGGGTCTGCGCAATGCCGAAGTGCTGCCCAAGTTGAACCTGGCCGGCGTCGCCAAAGTGCTGGCCGGTGCGCAAGCCTGCGTGGCGGTAGACACCGGTCTCGGTCATCTGGCCGCTGCGCTGGACGTGCCGACGATATCGTTGTTCGGCCCGACCAATCCGGGCCTGACCGGTGCCTATGGCAAAAGCCAGGTGCACCTGGCGAGCGACTTCCCGTGTGCGCCATGCATGCAAAAGAAATGTTCTTACCAACCGACCGCTGAAGATCAGCGTCGATTCGATCTCAAGCGCGAGTGGCCATTGTGCTTCACTCGCCTGAACCCCGAGCGTGTCGCGAGCCGTTTAAGCGCGCTTTTGCAGCCGCCGCTACTGGCTGAGGAGCTGCGCTGA
- a CDS encoding glycosyltransferase family 4 protein — MQLAFVLYKYFPFGGLQRDFMRIALECQQRGHQIRVYTLIWEGDVPPGFEVLVAPVKAIFNHRRNEKLSAWMEADLAKRPVDRLIGFNKMPGLDVYYAADGCFEDKAQTLRNALYRRWGRYRHFAEYERAVFAKDAKTEVLMISEVQQPLFIKHYDTPLERFHLLPPGIALDRRAPANAAEIRAEFRREFSLADDDLLLVQIGSGFKTKGVDRSLKALAALPAELRKRTRLFVIGQDDPKVFQLQSATLGLGDNVQFLKGRSDIPRFLLGADLLIHPAYNENTGTVLLEALVAGLPVLVSAVCGYAHYIAEADSGLVLDEPFEQAQLTQYLTTMLSDDAARAAWSRNGLVFADTADLYSMPQHAADVILAEQH, encoded by the coding sequence ATGCAACTGGCTTTTGTCCTTTACAAATATTTTCCGTTTGGCGGATTGCAGCGCGATTTCATGCGCATCGCCCTGGAATGTCAGCAGCGCGGGCATCAGATCCGCGTTTACACGCTGATCTGGGAAGGCGATGTGCCGCCGGGTTTCGAAGTGCTGGTGGCGCCGGTCAAGGCGATCTTCAACCATCGGCGAAACGAAAAGCTGAGTGCCTGGATGGAAGCCGACCTGGCCAAGCGTCCGGTGGACCGGCTGATCGGCTTCAACAAAATGCCGGGGCTCGACGTCTACTACGCTGCGGATGGTTGTTTCGAGGACAAGGCGCAGACCCTGCGCAATGCCCTCTATCGGCGCTGGGGTCGCTACCGGCACTTCGCCGAGTACGAGCGCGCGGTGTTCGCCAAGGATGCGAAAACCGAAGTCCTGATGATTTCCGAAGTCCAGCAGCCGCTGTTCATCAAGCATTACGACACGCCGCTTGAGCGCTTCCATCTGCTGCCACCGGGGATTGCCCTGGACCGGCGTGCGCCGGCCAATGCCGCTGAAATTCGCGCTGAATTCCGTCGCGAATTTTCCCTGGCTGACGATGACTTGTTGCTGGTGCAGATCGGGTCCGGGTTCAAGACCAAAGGTGTCGATCGCAGCCTCAAGGCGCTGGCCGCGTTGCCAGCGGAACTGCGTAAACGTACCCGGCTGTTTGTAATTGGCCAGGACGACCCCAAAGTATTCCAGCTACAGAGTGCCACGTTGGGGCTCGGCGATAACGTGCAGTTCCTCAAGGGCCGCAGCGATATCCCGCGTTTCCTGCTCGGTGCCGACCTGTTGATCCACCCGGCGTACAACGAAAATACCGGGACGGTATTGCTTGAAGCGCTGGTAGCGGGCTTGCCGGTGCTGGTCAGTGCGGTGTGCGGTTACGCGCATTACATCGCTGAGGCCGACAGTGGCCTGGTGCTGGACGAACCGTTCGAACAGGCGCAACTCACGCAGTACCTGACGACCATGTTGAGCGATGACGCAGCGCGTGCGGCCTGGAGCCGTAATGGCCTGGTCTTCGCTGACACGGCCGATCTCTACAGCATGCCGCAGCACGCGGCGGATGTGATTCTGGCGGAGCAACACTGA
- the rfaP gene encoding lipopolysaccharide core heptose(I) kinase RfaP, with translation MKLILAEPFKSLWAGRDAFTEVEGLKGEVYRELEARRTLRTEVAGNGFFVKIHRGIGWGEIFKNLLTAKLPVLGAGQEWRAIQRLQEVGVPTMTAVAYGERGSNPAGQHSFIVTEELAPTVSLEDFSIDWVKQPPEPKLKRALIAEVARMTGMMHRAGVNHRDCYICHFLLHTDKPVTADDFKLSVIDLHRAQTRRAITRRWRNKDLAALYFSALDIGLTRRDKLRFLKGYFQQPLRQILREEASLLAWLEGKANKLYERKQRYGDAL, from the coding sequence ATGAAGTTGATTCTTGCCGAACCGTTCAAGAGCCTTTGGGCCGGACGCGATGCGTTCACCGAAGTCGAAGGCCTGAAGGGCGAGGTGTACCGTGAGCTCGAAGCTCGCCGGACCCTGCGCACCGAAGTGGCCGGGAACGGCTTCTTTGTGAAAATTCACCGCGGCATTGGCTGGGGCGAAATCTTCAAGAACCTGCTCACCGCCAAGCTGCCGGTACTCGGTGCCGGCCAGGAATGGCGGGCTATCCAGCGTTTGCAGGAAGTCGGCGTGCCGACCATGACCGCCGTGGCTTACGGCGAGCGCGGCAGTAACCCGGCGGGCCAGCACTCGTTCATTGTCACCGAAGAACTGGCGCCGACTGTTAGCCTGGAAGACTTCAGCATCGATTGGGTCAAGCAGCCGCCGGAGCCAAAACTCAAGCGCGCGCTGATCGCCGAAGTGGCGCGCATGACCGGCATGATGCACCGTGCCGGGGTCAACCACCGCGACTGCTACATCTGCCACTTTCTGCTGCACACTGATAAACCGGTGACAGCCGACGACTTCAAGCTCTCGGTGATTGATTTGCACCGTGCCCAGACCCGCCGGGCGATCACCCGGCGCTGGCGTAACAAGGATCTGGCGGCGTTGTATTTCTCGGCGCTGGATATCGGCCTGACGCGTCGCGACAAGCTGCGTTTCCTCAAAGGTTACTTCCAGCAACCCTTGCGTCAGATTTTGCGTGAGGAAGCGTCGTTGCTGGCGTGGCTCGAGGGCAAGGCCAACAAGCTTTATGAACGCAAGCAGCGCTATGGAGATGCGCTCTGA
- a CDS encoding lipopolysaccharide kinase InaA family protein, whose translation MTDFLATDDRELLERHGLDGFDALWTRRLDAVDEPNTSQDGWSSVFRLDLEGNGYYLKRQSNYLTRSLFRPFGEPSFAREFRNISRYQQLGIPALQAVFFGERKLEGEVRAILLTRALDGWNDLDSLLEQWSGLSDAQQAGILRACARLARRLHDVGQVHGCFYPKHIFLRPAGDGYQAQLIDLEKTRPLLFGQRDRIKDLEPLVRRAPVWTCEEVRLLLATYLNQSANSPQVERWVQRLIARRSHKETR comes from the coding sequence ATGACTGATTTTCTGGCCACTGACGACCGCGAACTGCTGGAGCGTCATGGCCTCGACGGGTTCGATGCCCTATGGACCAGGCGGCTCGATGCAGTGGATGAGCCGAACACGTCACAAGACGGTTGGAGCAGCGTTTTCAGGCTGGATCTTGAGGGTAATGGTTACTACCTCAAACGACAGAGCAACTACTTGACGCGGTCCTTGTTCCGGCCGTTTGGCGAGCCCAGTTTTGCCCGTGAGTTTCGTAACATCAGCCGCTACCAACAGTTGGGAATTCCAGCGCTGCAGGCGGTATTTTTTGGTGAGCGCAAGCTAGAGGGTGAAGTTCGGGCGATTCTGCTGACGCGTGCACTGGACGGCTGGAATGATCTGGATTCGCTGCTGGAGCAGTGGTCGGGTCTCAGTGATGCGCAGCAGGCGGGGATTCTGCGTGCCTGTGCGCGGCTTGCACGTCGGCTGCACGATGTGGGTCAAGTGCACGGCTGCTTTTATCCCAAGCACATTTTTTTGCGGCCTGCTGGCGATGGTTATCAGGCGCAACTGATCGATCTGGAGAAAACCCGGCCGCTGCTGTTTGGTCAGCGCGACCGGATCAAGGATCTGGAGCCGTTGGTACGCCGGGCGCCGGTCTGGACTTGCGAGGAGGTGCGGCTGTTGCTGGCAACTTATCTGAATCAGTCGGCGAATAGCCCGCAGGTCGAGCGTTGGGTGCAGCGCCTGATCGCTCGACGCAGCCACAAGGAGACGCGTTGA
- a CDS encoding lipopolysaccharide kinase InaA family protein, which yields MRLSELKSAGRTPDLPLSIELADAAGPAQLQLLSVLRVLPGQRYVGAAVWRGRPVLAKLLVGSKAARHFQRELDGVRLLAAQGLTTPRLLADGLKDGEGGWLLFDFLEGAESLGDAWKQVEALPALADEQAAVLAEALGAIGQLHSKGLWQEDLHLDNLLRHDGQLYLIDGAGIRVEQAGQPLSRQKVLENLGVFFAQLPKSLEPFTEELLVYYLLSNGEHALPLEALQKQVDKVRSWRLKDFLIKVGRECTLFSVQRGAFGLRAIRREEEAAMLPVLAQADALLDQGHLYKTGGAASVGKVEVAGRTLLVKRYNIKGVAHWFKRFWRPSRAWHSWREGHRLGFLGIATPKPLALLEKRFFWLRSRAYLITEYLSGPDIIERFAPFVESGEAPEAELLALDHLFAELIRERISHGDFKGHNLFWDKDRWSLIDLDSMCQHGSLSSFAPAYARDRARFMRNWPEGSALYRVIDQRLPKNV from the coding sequence ATGCGTTTGTCTGAACTGAAAAGCGCCGGTCGTACGCCAGACTTGCCATTGAGCATCGAGCTGGCGGACGCCGCAGGCCCGGCGCAGTTGCAACTGCTCAGCGTGTTGCGGGTTTTGCCGGGCCAGCGTTACGTGGGCGCCGCTGTTTGGCGTGGGCGTCCGGTGCTGGCCAAACTGTTGGTGGGCAGCAAGGCAGCGCGGCATTTTCAGCGTGAGCTGGACGGTGTCCGTCTGCTCGCCGCTCAAGGCCTGACCACACCGAGGCTGCTGGCCGATGGCCTGAAGGATGGCGAGGGCGGCTGGCTGCTGTTCGATTTCCTCGAAGGCGCTGAAAGCCTCGGCGATGCCTGGAAGCAGGTCGAAGCGCTGCCGGCGCTGGCGGACGAGCAAGCGGCGGTGTTGGCCGAGGCGCTGGGCGCCATCGGTCAATTGCACAGCAAGGGCTTGTGGCAGGAAGACTTGCACCTGGACAACCTGTTGCGCCACGACGGCCAACTGTATTTGATCGACGGTGCGGGGATTCGGGTCGAGCAGGCTGGTCAGCCGTTGTCTCGACAAAAAGTCCTGGAGAACCTCGGGGTGTTTTTCGCTCAGTTGCCCAAGTCGCTTGAGCCGTTCACCGAAGAATTGCTGGTGTATTACCTGTTGAGTAACGGCGAGCATGCCTTGCCACTGGAAGCTTTGCAGAAGCAGGTCGACAAGGTCCGCAGTTGGCGTTTGAAAGACTTCCTGATCAAGGTCGGCCGCGAATGCACGTTGTTCAGTGTGCAGCGCGGGGCGTTCGGTTTGCGCGCGATTCGTCGCGAGGAAGAAGCGGCCATGTTGCCGGTATTGGCGCAGGCCGATGCGTTGCTCGATCAGGGGCATCTGTACAAGACCGGTGGTGCGGCGAGTGTTGGCAAGGTCGAGGTGGCGGGGCGCACGCTGCTGGTCAAGCGCTACAACATCAAGGGCGTTGCCCATTGGTTCAAGCGCTTCTGGCGCCCGAGTCGCGCCTGGCATTCATGGCGCGAGGGGCATCGCCTGGGGTTCCTCGGTATCGCTACGCCCAAGCCGTTGGCGCTGTTGGAGAAGCGTTTTTTCTGGCTGCGCAGTCGGGCCTATCTGATTACCGAGTACCTTTCGGGGCCGGACATTATTGAGCGCTTTGCGCCGTTCGTTGAGAGTGGTGAGGCGCCTGAAGCTGAGTTGCTGGCGCTGGATCATTTGTTTGCCGAGCTGATTCGCGAGCGGATCAGTCATGGGGATTTCAAGGGGCATAATCTGTTTTGGGACAAGGATCGCTGGTCGTTGATCGATCTGGATTCGATGTGTCAGCACGGTTCGCTGAGTAGTTTTGCTCCGGCGTATGCGCGGGATCGGGCGCGGTTTATGCGTAACTGGCCTGAGGGCAGTGCGCTGTATCGGGTGATTGATCAGCGGTTGCCCAAGAATGTGTAG
- a CDS encoding DUF6124 family protein yields the protein MHKVTPNPPETPSTSPYASNDSKKLHDAAERALDHYLKPPFDKGNLPDKRPSNIFAVIPDLDNETLLAHASETLASVNVLASDLAFELEGTRRHVALAIQQMISLGELLVNRALDNFDQPEAP from the coding sequence ATGCACAAAGTCACTCCAAATCCCCCTGAAACCCCAAGCACTTCCCCCTACGCCTCCAACGACTCGAAAAAACTCCACGACGCCGCCGAACGGGCGCTGGATCACTACCTCAAACCACCATTCGACAAGGGCAACTTGCCCGACAAACGTCCCTCCAACATCTTCGCGGTCATCCCTGATCTGGATAATGAGACGCTGTTGGCGCACGCCTCGGAAACCCTCGCCTCGGTCAATGTGCTGGCGAGCGACCTGGCCTTCGAGCTTGAAGGCACCCGCCGACATGTAGCGCTGGCAATTCAGCAGATGATCTCGTTGGGGGAATTGTTGGTGAACCGGGCACTGGATAATTTCGATCAGCCAGAAGCGCCGTAA